One Siniperca chuatsi isolate FFG_IHB_CAS linkage group LG3, ASM2008510v1, whole genome shotgun sequence genomic region harbors:
- the LOC122873999 gene encoding aminoacyl tRNA synthase complex-interacting multifunctional protein 1-like isoform X7, producing the protein MSSHNPLMRLEQRAAEADQIIEYLKQQVQLLKEKAIIQASVREEKKLMVENAKLKNDIEELKKQLLEKEKKRGVREVAMPSGDTNVKCISKPTPPKPSGPSASPAAAVQCAPPKDESKKKKPEKKAGEKAEKKQAAPSQEDAKVDVSRLDMRVGRIITAEKHPDADSLYVEQVDVGEASPRTVVSGLVKHIPLDQMQNRMAVLMCNLKPAKMRGVVSQAMVMCASSPDKVEILDPPSGAIPGDRVTFQGFPGEPDKELNPKKKVWEQIQPDLRTDGQCVATYKGAAFEVAGKGVCKAQTMGNSEIK; encoded by the exons ATGTCAAGTCACAATCCTTTGATGAGGCTGGAGCAGCGGGCGGCAGAAGCTGACCAGATCATCGAGTACCTGAAACAACAAGTCCAGCTGCTGAAGGAGAAAGCCA TCATCCAGGCCAGtgtcagagaagagaagaaactGATGGTGGAGAATGCCAAACTGAAGAATGACATCGAGGAActaaaaaaacagctgctggaaaaagagaagaagaggggag TGCGGGAGGTGGCCATGCCATCAGGTGACACCAATGTTAAGTGCATTTCGAAGCCCACTCCACCCAAACCCTCTGGACCCTCTGCctcccctgctgctgctgtccagtGTGCTCCTCCCAAAGAtgagagtaaaaagaagaagcCAGAGAAAAAAG CAGGGGAGAAAGCGGAGAAGAAGCAGGCAGCCCCCAGCCAAGAAGATGCCAAGGTGGACGTGTCTCGTCTGGACATGCGTGTTGGACGGATAATCACAGCCGAGAAGCACCCGGATGCCGACAGTCTCTATGTGGAGCAGGTCGATGTGGGAGAGGCTTCTCCAAGGACAGTGGTCAGCGGGCTGGTCAAGCACATACCTCTGGACCAG ATGCAGAACCGCATGGCAGTCTTGATGTGTAACCTGAAGCCAGCCAAGATGAGAGGAGTGGTGTCCCAGGCTATGGTTATGTGTGCCAGCTCACCAGACAAGGTTGAAATCCTTGATCCTCCGAGCGGAGCAATACCAGGGGACAGAGTTACTTTCCAGGGCTTCCCAG GTGAACCGGACAAAGAGCTCAACCCCAAAAAGAAGGTGTGGGAGCAAATTCAGCCAGACCTACGCACGGATGGCCAGTGTGTTGCAACCTACAAGGGAGCTGCCTTTGAAGTCGCCGGCAAGGGAGTGTGCAAAGCCCAAACCATGGGCAACagtgaaatcaaataa
- the LOC122873999 gene encoding aminoacyl tRNA synthase complex-interacting multifunctional protein 1-like isoform X3, with amino-acid sequence MFLARSLFKMSSHNPLMRLEQRAAEADQIIEYLKQQVQLLKEKAIIQASVREEKKLMVENAKLKNDIEELKKQLLEKEKKRGVREVAMPSGDTNVKCISKPTPPKPSGPSASPAAAVQCAPPKDESKKKKPEKKAGEKAEKKQAAPSQEDAKVDVSRLDMRVGRIITAEKHPDADSLYVEQVDVGEASPRTVVSGLVKHIPLDQMQNRMAVLMCNLKPAKMRGVVSQAMVMCASSPDKVEILDPPSGAIPGDRVTFQGFPGEPDKELNPKKKVWEQIQPDLRTDGQCVATYKGAAFEVAGKGVCKAQTMGNSEIK; translated from the exons AT GTTTTTAGCTCGCTCCTTGTTCAAGATGTCAAGTCACAATCCTTTGATGAGGCTGGAGCAGCGGGCGGCAGAAGCTGACCAGATCATCGAGTACCTGAAACAACAAGTCCAGCTGCTGAAGGAGAAAGCCA TCATCCAGGCCAGtgtcagagaagagaagaaactGATGGTGGAGAATGCCAAACTGAAGAATGACATCGAGGAActaaaaaaacagctgctggaaaaagagaagaagaggggag TGCGGGAGGTGGCCATGCCATCAGGTGACACCAATGTTAAGTGCATTTCGAAGCCCACTCCACCCAAACCCTCTGGACCCTCTGCctcccctgctgctgctgtccagtGTGCTCCTCCCAAAGAtgagagtaaaaagaagaagcCAGAGAAAAAAG CAGGGGAGAAAGCGGAGAAGAAGCAGGCAGCCCCCAGCCAAGAAGATGCCAAGGTGGACGTGTCTCGTCTGGACATGCGTGTTGGACGGATAATCACAGCCGAGAAGCACCCGGATGCCGACAGTCTCTATGTGGAGCAGGTCGATGTGGGAGAGGCTTCTCCAAGGACAGTGGTCAGCGGGCTGGTCAAGCACATACCTCTGGACCAG ATGCAGAACCGCATGGCAGTCTTGATGTGTAACCTGAAGCCAGCCAAGATGAGAGGAGTGGTGTCCCAGGCTATGGTTATGTGTGCCAGCTCACCAGACAAGGTTGAAATCCTTGATCCTCCGAGCGGAGCAATACCAGGGGACAGAGTTACTTTCCAGGGCTTCCCAG GTGAACCGGACAAAGAGCTCAACCCCAAAAAGAAGGTGTGGGAGCAAATTCAGCCAGACCTACGCACGGATGGCCAGTGTGTTGCAACCTACAAGGGAGCTGCCTTTGAAGTCGCCGGCAAGGGAGTGTGCAAAGCCCAAACCATGGGCAACagtgaaatcaaataa
- the LOC122873999 gene encoding aminoacyl tRNA synthase complex-interacting multifunctional protein 1-like isoform X1, whose product MGSWRFLARSLFKMSSHNPLMRLEQRAAEADQIIEYLKQQVQLLKEKAIIQASVREEKKLMVENAKLKNDIEELKKQLLEKEKKRGVREVAMPSGDTNVKCISKPTPPKPSGPSASPAAAVQCAPPKDESKKKKPEKKAGEKAEKKQAAPSQEDAKVDVSRLDMRVGRIITAEKHPDADSLYVEQVDVGEASPRTVVSGLVKHIPLDQMQNRMAVLMCNLKPAKMRGVVSQAMVMCASSPDKVEILDPPSGAIPGDRVTFQGFPGEPDKELNPKKKVWEQIQPDLRTDGQCVATYKGAAFEVAGKGVCKAQTMGNSEIK is encoded by the exons GTTTTTAGCTCGCTCCTTGTTCAAGATGTCAAGTCACAATCCTTTGATGAGGCTGGAGCAGCGGGCGGCAGAAGCTGACCAGATCATCGAGTACCTGAAACAACAAGTCCAGCTGCTGAAGGAGAAAGCCA TCATCCAGGCCAGtgtcagagaagagaagaaactGATGGTGGAGAATGCCAAACTGAAGAATGACATCGAGGAActaaaaaaacagctgctggaaaaagagaagaagaggggag TGCGGGAGGTGGCCATGCCATCAGGTGACACCAATGTTAAGTGCATTTCGAAGCCCACTCCACCCAAACCCTCTGGACCCTCTGCctcccctgctgctgctgtccagtGTGCTCCTCCCAAAGAtgagagtaaaaagaagaagcCAGAGAAAAAAG CAGGGGAGAAAGCGGAGAAGAAGCAGGCAGCCCCCAGCCAAGAAGATGCCAAGGTGGACGTGTCTCGTCTGGACATGCGTGTTGGACGGATAATCACAGCCGAGAAGCACCCGGATGCCGACAGTCTCTATGTGGAGCAGGTCGATGTGGGAGAGGCTTCTCCAAGGACAGTGGTCAGCGGGCTGGTCAAGCACATACCTCTGGACCAG ATGCAGAACCGCATGGCAGTCTTGATGTGTAACCTGAAGCCAGCCAAGATGAGAGGAGTGGTGTCCCAGGCTATGGTTATGTGTGCCAGCTCACCAGACAAGGTTGAAATCCTTGATCCTCCGAGCGGAGCAATACCAGGGGACAGAGTTACTTTCCAGGGCTTCCCAG GTGAACCGGACAAAGAGCTCAACCCCAAAAAGAAGGTGTGGGAGCAAATTCAGCCAGACCTACGCACGGATGGCCAGTGTGTTGCAACCTACAAGGGAGCTGCCTTTGAAGTCGCCGGCAAGGGAGTGTGCAAAGCCCAAACCATGGGCAACagtgaaatcaaataa
- the LOC122873999 gene encoding aminoacyl tRNA synthase complex-interacting multifunctional protein 1-like isoform X5: protein MGSWRFLARSLFKMSSHNPLMRLEQRAAEADQIIEYLKQQVQLLKEKAIIQASVREEKKLMVENAKLKNDIEELKKQLLEKEKKRGGDTNVKCISKPTPPKPSGPSASPAAAVQCAPPKDESKKKKPEKKAGEKAEKKQAAPSQEDAKVDVSRLDMRVGRIITAEKHPDADSLYVEQVDVGEASPRTVVSGLVKHIPLDQMQNRMAVLMCNLKPAKMRGVVSQAMVMCASSPDKVEILDPPSGAIPGDRVTFQGFPGEPDKELNPKKKVWEQIQPDLRTDGQCVATYKGAAFEVAGKGVCKAQTMGNSEIK, encoded by the exons GTTTTTAGCTCGCTCCTTGTTCAAGATGTCAAGTCACAATCCTTTGATGAGGCTGGAGCAGCGGGCGGCAGAAGCTGACCAGATCATCGAGTACCTGAAACAACAAGTCCAGCTGCTGAAGGAGAAAGCCA TCATCCAGGCCAGtgtcagagaagagaagaaactGATGGTGGAGAATGCCAAACTGAAGAATGACATCGAGGAActaaaaaaacagctgctggaaaaagagaagaagaggggag GTGACACCAATGTTAAGTGCATTTCGAAGCCCACTCCACCCAAACCCTCTGGACCCTCTGCctcccctgctgctgctgtccagtGTGCTCCTCCCAAAGAtgagagtaaaaagaagaagcCAGAGAAAAAAG CAGGGGAGAAAGCGGAGAAGAAGCAGGCAGCCCCCAGCCAAGAAGATGCCAAGGTGGACGTGTCTCGTCTGGACATGCGTGTTGGACGGATAATCACAGCCGAGAAGCACCCGGATGCCGACAGTCTCTATGTGGAGCAGGTCGATGTGGGAGAGGCTTCTCCAAGGACAGTGGTCAGCGGGCTGGTCAAGCACATACCTCTGGACCAG ATGCAGAACCGCATGGCAGTCTTGATGTGTAACCTGAAGCCAGCCAAGATGAGAGGAGTGGTGTCCCAGGCTATGGTTATGTGTGCCAGCTCACCAGACAAGGTTGAAATCCTTGATCCTCCGAGCGGAGCAATACCAGGGGACAGAGTTACTTTCCAGGGCTTCCCAG GTGAACCGGACAAAGAGCTCAACCCCAAAAAGAAGGTGTGGGAGCAAATTCAGCCAGACCTACGCACGGATGGCCAGTGTGTTGCAACCTACAAGGGAGCTGCCTTTGAAGTCGCCGGCAAGGGAGTGTGCAAAGCCCAAACCATGGGCAACagtgaaatcaaataa
- the LOC122873999 gene encoding aminoacyl tRNA synthase complex-interacting multifunctional protein 1-like isoform X2 produces MGSWRFLARSLFKMSSHNPLMRLEQRAAEADQIIEYLKQQVQLLKEKAIIQASVREEKKLMVENAKLKNDIEELKKQLLEKEKKRGVREVAMPSGDTNVKCISKPTPPKPSGPSASPAAAVQCAPPKDESKKKKPEKKGEKAEKKQAAPSQEDAKVDVSRLDMRVGRIITAEKHPDADSLYVEQVDVGEASPRTVVSGLVKHIPLDQMQNRMAVLMCNLKPAKMRGVVSQAMVMCASSPDKVEILDPPSGAIPGDRVTFQGFPGEPDKELNPKKKVWEQIQPDLRTDGQCVATYKGAAFEVAGKGVCKAQTMGNSEIK; encoded by the exons GTTTTTAGCTCGCTCCTTGTTCAAGATGTCAAGTCACAATCCTTTGATGAGGCTGGAGCAGCGGGCGGCAGAAGCTGACCAGATCATCGAGTACCTGAAACAACAAGTCCAGCTGCTGAAGGAGAAAGCCA TCATCCAGGCCAGtgtcagagaagagaagaaactGATGGTGGAGAATGCCAAACTGAAGAATGACATCGAGGAActaaaaaaacagctgctggaaaaagagaagaagaggggag TGCGGGAGGTGGCCATGCCATCAGGTGACACCAATGTTAAGTGCATTTCGAAGCCCACTCCACCCAAACCCTCTGGACCCTCTGCctcccctgctgctgctgtccagtGTGCTCCTCCCAAAGAtgagagtaaaaagaagaagcCAGAGAAAAAAG GGGAGAAAGCGGAGAAGAAGCAGGCAGCCCCCAGCCAAGAAGATGCCAAGGTGGACGTGTCTCGTCTGGACATGCGTGTTGGACGGATAATCACAGCCGAGAAGCACCCGGATGCCGACAGTCTCTATGTGGAGCAGGTCGATGTGGGAGAGGCTTCTCCAAGGACAGTGGTCAGCGGGCTGGTCAAGCACATACCTCTGGACCAG ATGCAGAACCGCATGGCAGTCTTGATGTGTAACCTGAAGCCAGCCAAGATGAGAGGAGTGGTGTCCCAGGCTATGGTTATGTGTGCCAGCTCACCAGACAAGGTTGAAATCCTTGATCCTCCGAGCGGAGCAATACCAGGGGACAGAGTTACTTTCCAGGGCTTCCCAG GTGAACCGGACAAAGAGCTCAACCCCAAAAAGAAGGTGTGGGAGCAAATTCAGCCAGACCTACGCACGGATGGCCAGTGTGTTGCAACCTACAAGGGAGCTGCCTTTGAAGTCGCCGGCAAGGGAGTGTGCAAAGCCCAAACCATGGGCAACagtgaaatcaaataa
- the LOC122873999 gene encoding aminoacyl tRNA synthase complex-interacting multifunctional protein 1-like isoform X6, translating to MGSWRFLARSLFKMSSHNPLMRLEQRAAEADQIIEYLKQQVQLLKEKAIIQASVREEKKLMVENAKLKNDIEELKKQLLEKEKKRGGDTNVKCISKPTPPKPSGPSASPAAAVQCAPPKDESKKKKPEKKGEKAEKKQAAPSQEDAKVDVSRLDMRVGRIITAEKHPDADSLYVEQVDVGEASPRTVVSGLVKHIPLDQMQNRMAVLMCNLKPAKMRGVVSQAMVMCASSPDKVEILDPPSGAIPGDRVTFQGFPGEPDKELNPKKKVWEQIQPDLRTDGQCVATYKGAAFEVAGKGVCKAQTMGNSEIK from the exons GTTTTTAGCTCGCTCCTTGTTCAAGATGTCAAGTCACAATCCTTTGATGAGGCTGGAGCAGCGGGCGGCAGAAGCTGACCAGATCATCGAGTACCTGAAACAACAAGTCCAGCTGCTGAAGGAGAAAGCCA TCATCCAGGCCAGtgtcagagaagagaagaaactGATGGTGGAGAATGCCAAACTGAAGAATGACATCGAGGAActaaaaaaacagctgctggaaaaagagaagaagaggggag GTGACACCAATGTTAAGTGCATTTCGAAGCCCACTCCACCCAAACCCTCTGGACCCTCTGCctcccctgctgctgctgtccagtGTGCTCCTCCCAAAGAtgagagtaaaaagaagaagcCAGAGAAAAAAG GGGAGAAAGCGGAGAAGAAGCAGGCAGCCCCCAGCCAAGAAGATGCCAAGGTGGACGTGTCTCGTCTGGACATGCGTGTTGGACGGATAATCACAGCCGAGAAGCACCCGGATGCCGACAGTCTCTATGTGGAGCAGGTCGATGTGGGAGAGGCTTCTCCAAGGACAGTGGTCAGCGGGCTGGTCAAGCACATACCTCTGGACCAG ATGCAGAACCGCATGGCAGTCTTGATGTGTAACCTGAAGCCAGCCAAGATGAGAGGAGTGGTGTCCCAGGCTATGGTTATGTGTGCCAGCTCACCAGACAAGGTTGAAATCCTTGATCCTCCGAGCGGAGCAATACCAGGGGACAGAGTTACTTTCCAGGGCTTCCCAG GTGAACCGGACAAAGAGCTCAACCCCAAAAAGAAGGTGTGGGAGCAAATTCAGCCAGACCTACGCACGGATGGCCAGTGTGTTGCAACCTACAAGGGAGCTGCCTTTGAAGTCGCCGGCAAGGGAGTGTGCAAAGCCCAAACCATGGGCAACagtgaaatcaaataa
- the LOC122873999 gene encoding aminoacyl tRNA synthase complex-interacting multifunctional protein 1-like isoform X4, which produces MFLARSLFKMSSHNPLMRLEQRAAEADQIIEYLKQQVQLLKEKAIIQASVREEKKLMVENAKLKNDIEELKKQLLEKEKKRGVREVAMPSGDTNVKCISKPTPPKPSGPSASPAAAVQCAPPKDESKKKKPEKKGEKAEKKQAAPSQEDAKVDVSRLDMRVGRIITAEKHPDADSLYVEQVDVGEASPRTVVSGLVKHIPLDQMQNRMAVLMCNLKPAKMRGVVSQAMVMCASSPDKVEILDPPSGAIPGDRVTFQGFPGEPDKELNPKKKVWEQIQPDLRTDGQCVATYKGAAFEVAGKGVCKAQTMGNSEIK; this is translated from the exons AT GTTTTTAGCTCGCTCCTTGTTCAAGATGTCAAGTCACAATCCTTTGATGAGGCTGGAGCAGCGGGCGGCAGAAGCTGACCAGATCATCGAGTACCTGAAACAACAAGTCCAGCTGCTGAAGGAGAAAGCCA TCATCCAGGCCAGtgtcagagaagagaagaaactGATGGTGGAGAATGCCAAACTGAAGAATGACATCGAGGAActaaaaaaacagctgctggaaaaagagaagaagaggggag TGCGGGAGGTGGCCATGCCATCAGGTGACACCAATGTTAAGTGCATTTCGAAGCCCACTCCACCCAAACCCTCTGGACCCTCTGCctcccctgctgctgctgtccagtGTGCTCCTCCCAAAGAtgagagtaaaaagaagaagcCAGAGAAAAAAG GGGAGAAAGCGGAGAAGAAGCAGGCAGCCCCCAGCCAAGAAGATGCCAAGGTGGACGTGTCTCGTCTGGACATGCGTGTTGGACGGATAATCACAGCCGAGAAGCACCCGGATGCCGACAGTCTCTATGTGGAGCAGGTCGATGTGGGAGAGGCTTCTCCAAGGACAGTGGTCAGCGGGCTGGTCAAGCACATACCTCTGGACCAG ATGCAGAACCGCATGGCAGTCTTGATGTGTAACCTGAAGCCAGCCAAGATGAGAGGAGTGGTGTCCCAGGCTATGGTTATGTGTGCCAGCTCACCAGACAAGGTTGAAATCCTTGATCCTCCGAGCGGAGCAATACCAGGGGACAGAGTTACTTTCCAGGGCTTCCCAG GTGAACCGGACAAAGAGCTCAACCCCAAAAAGAAGGTGTGGGAGCAAATTCAGCCAGACCTACGCACGGATGGCCAGTGTGTTGCAACCTACAAGGGAGCTGCCTTTGAAGTCGCCGGCAAGGGAGTGTGCAAAGCCCAAACCATGGGCAACagtgaaatcaaataa